The genomic DNA CAGAGCGCCTTTGCGTCCGCCCTGATAGTCCAGGAAAAACGGTTCGCCATTGAGCAGCATCACGTTGCGAGACTGGTAGTCGCGATAGAGAAAATAATCGCGCGGCGCGGTCAGCAGAAACTTGGTCAAGCGGCTGAAATCGTTTTCCAGCGCCTGCTCATTAAACGCGATCCCGGCCAGCCGCAGAAAGTAATACTTGAAATAATTCAGGTCCCAGGCAATCGACTGCCGATCAAAGCTCCCGCGCGGGTAGCAGACTTTGTAATTCAGGTCGCGACCAGCTTCCACCTGGAAGCGCGGCAGCGTCCGCACTACCTTTATATAGGCGTCCACCACCGCAGGGGCAATGTTCTCTCCCGCGCGATTCGCCACCAGAAACTCAAACAGCGTGGTGTCGCCCAGGTCCTGCTCCAGGTAAGCGCCGTGCCGCAGATCTTCGGCGTATATCTCCGGGACAGGCAGGCCGTGCCGCCGGAAATGCCGCGAGAATTCAATGAACGCGACATTCTCTTCCCGCACGTCATACAAAATACCGATCGCGCTCTGGCTCCCCGCCGAAAGCCGGATGATGACGCGACCTGAGCCTCCAAGCTGGCCCTGCAACGGCTGCACACGATCGGGCGGCGCGTGGAAGCGCTGCTCAAAGAGGCCTTTAAGAATGTCAATCGACATGGTTTCAGCGGGTCCCGGAGCGAATTTGGTGCAGGGTTAAAGATAACATCGCCGATGAATATTGTTTATGTTGCTCCGCCCCATCGTCTCCACCCCCAGCATGCCAAAACCGTGTCTAGTGTCGGCACATCCTTTACAGTTTGTATCGGGACATCCTTTACACTCTTAAAGTTTGGGAAACCGGGCTTGCTGGGGATCCCCGGGACTGCCGCATAAGGACGTTTACCGCACCGTCAGCACCGGGCACTGCGCTCCGGCAATGATGCGATACGCGGTCCGTTCCCGCAGGATTCCCGGCCTAAAGGCGTTGCGAATTCCCATGGCGATCAGGCCGGCTTTCTTTTCACGGGCCACGCGCAGCACGGTTTCAGCCGTATCGCCCATGGCCACAACAAACTCCGGGTTCAGGCCAGCCAGCGCGGAAAACTTTCTGGTCATGTTTTTGCGGACCGATTCAGTAAGCGCGTTTTCATCGGACGTGGTCGCTTCATCGCCAGGGAGCACGTGCAGCACCGTAATGGACGCGGCAAACTGCTGCGCCAGCATGGCAATGTAAGGCACCGCTTTCAGGCTAAGCTCTGAAAGGTTGGTAGGGAACAGGATCGGCTGAAACGGCGCGCCTGTGCTAGACGCCGCTTCCGGGCCCACCGTCAGAATCGGGCACATCACGCCGCGGCAAATCTCTTCCGTCACGGAGCCAAGCAGCATTTTCCGTAGTCCGGTGCGTCCACGCGTGCCGGCCACCACCAGATCAATGTCGGCCGTGCTCACCACTTTCAGCAGTTCGATCTTAAATTCGCCTTCCGCCAGCACCAGCGCGGGCTGCAGTCCTTTGAGTTCAGGCAAATCACGGAGAGCGGCCAGCCGCTGGGCAGCGTCCTTGCCGGCCGTTTCGTAAAGGTGCAAGTCGGCCAGCCCTGTTGCCAGCGGCGCTGTCGGCTCAATGTGGCACAG from Terriglobia bacterium includes the following:
- a CDS encoding universal stress protein, with the protein product MAAPLLITPTRPKLKNVLFTTDFSTGSLAALPYASRIARAFGANLHLCHIEPTAPLATGLADLHLYETAGKDAAQRLAALRDLPELKGLQPALVLAEGEFKIELLKVVSTADIDLVVAGTRGRTGLRKMLLGSVTEEICRGVMCPILTVGPEAASSTGAPFQPILFPTNLSELSLKAVPYIAMLAQQFAASITVLHVLPGDEATTSDENALTESVRKNMTRKFSALAGLNPEFVVAMGDTAETVLRVAREKKAGLIAMGIRNAFRPGILRERTAYRIIAGAQCPVLTVR